A single window of Syntrophotalea acetylenica DNA harbors:
- a CDS encoding XRE family transcriptional regulator has translation MATHKNIGTDFDDFLAEEGILSEVEATAAKRVLAYQIQQEMENQSLTKTEMAAKMHTSRAAVNRLLDPQNTAVTLKTLEQATAALGKRLRIIIEDPVRH, from the coding sequence ATGGCAACCCATAAAAACATCGGCACCGATTTTGATGACTTCCTGGCCGAGGAAGGCATCCTGAGCGAGGTCGAGGCGACCGCGGCTAAGCGGGTTTTGGCTTACCAGATCCAGCAGGAGATGGAGAACCAGAGCCTGACCAAAACCGAAATGGCGGCCAAAATGCATACCTCCAGAGCGGCGGTCAACCGACTTCTCGATCCACAGAACACCGCCGTCACGCTCAAAACCTTGGAACAAGCCACTGCTGCCCTTGGAAAGCGTTTGCGGATAATTATTGAGGATCCGGTGAGGCACTGA
- a CDS encoding outer membrane protein, protein MAKRIFFICMALLFAASSASAKPYLSLGGMWVDLSDADVRAPGPDWDVAFDDGWGAFVAVGKQFERFRLEGEVAYRRNDIDGIGIGGIKAGRGDKVEVMSGMVNAYLDFDLLQFRPFIGLGVGMASIDADLGTVTGFGRVDDDDDVFAWQAMVGLSFAMQSVVFDVGYRYFDAENPKFGNFTGEYEGHNIYVGIRF, encoded by the coding sequence ATGGCGAAAAGAATCTTCTTCATCTGCATGGCACTGCTCTTTGCGGCCAGCAGCGCCTCGGCAAAACCGTACCTCAGCCTGGGCGGTATGTGGGTCGATTTGAGCGATGCCGATGTTCGCGCACCTGGCCCTGACTGGGATGTTGCTTTCGACGATGGCTGGGGCGCATTTGTTGCCGTCGGCAAACAGTTTGAACGGTTCCGGCTGGAAGGCGAGGTGGCTTACCGCCGCAATGATATCGACGGCATCGGCATCGGTGGCATCAAAGCGGGGAGAGGCGACAAGGTCGAGGTCATGAGCGGCATGGTCAATGCCTACCTCGATTTCGACTTGTTGCAGTTCCGCCCCTTCATCGGCCTCGGTGTGGGCATGGCCAGCATTGACGCCGATTTAGGCACGGTAACGGGTTTCGGGCGGGTGGACGACGACGATGACGTCTTTGCCTGGCAGGCCATGGTCGGTCTCAGTTTCGCCATGCAATCGGTGGTTTTCGACGTCGGCTATCGCTATTTCGATGCTGAAAATCCCAAGTTTGGTAATTTCACAGGCGAATACGAAGGACACAACATTTACGTCGGTATTCGCTTCTAA
- a CDS encoding alpha/beta fold hydrolase, whose protein sequence is MRTDFPEPYFIRAHGIRLAVYEQGGGFPVVFCHGFPELAFSWRYQLPALAAAGFRAIALDQRGYGRSDKPDSVAEYDLPHLADDLIGVLDALELEKAVFCGHDWGGHVVWEMPILHPERVAGVIGLNTPHRYFRRMGEDPAGWVRNHFSAGNYRLAFLQKGIENELTADLLPRFLGGLFRARPLTMAEFIDAPPAVRNLEWDFIQAAALDPDPAGSPLMAPEDLQVYVEAFSAGGLTGPINWYRNLHRNNQLLAGTSDRISVPCLMVSAEDDIFLPPELAEGMEKYVPDLEKSLIPECGHWTQVEKPDEVNRLLIDWLVRRFV, encoded by the coding sequence ATGCGCACTGATTTCCCCGAACCGTACTTTATCCGAGCCCACGGTATTCGCCTGGCCGTTTATGAGCAGGGCGGCGGATTTCCGGTGGTTTTCTGCCACGGTTTTCCGGAACTGGCTTTTTCTTGGCGCTATCAGTTGCCTGCGCTGGCGGCCGCTGGATTTCGGGCCATTGCTCTCGACCAGCGCGGCTACGGTAGGTCCGATAAGCCCGACTCGGTAGCGGAGTACGACCTCCCACACCTGGCAGACGACCTGATCGGTGTGCTGGATGCTCTGGAACTGGAAAAGGCGGTGTTCTGCGGGCATGATTGGGGTGGCCATGTGGTCTGGGAAATGCCGATTCTACATCCTGAGCGAGTGGCTGGAGTCATCGGACTCAACACGCCGCATCGTTATTTTCGAAGAATGGGCGAAGACCCGGCAGGCTGGGTGCGCAACCATTTTAGCGCCGGCAATTACCGATTGGCTTTTCTGCAGAAAGGAATCGAGAACGAACTGACGGCGGATCTTTTGCCCAGATTTCTGGGAGGGCTGTTCAGAGCTCGTCCCCTGACCATGGCCGAATTTATCGACGCACCCCCGGCGGTCCGCAATCTCGAATGGGATTTCATCCAGGCCGCCGCTCTGGACCCGGACCCGGCTGGCAGCCCATTGATGGCGCCGGAAGATTTGCAGGTCTATGTCGAAGCCTTTTCTGCCGGGGGATTGACCGGCCCCATCAACTGGTACCGCAACCTGCACAGGAACAACCAGCTTCTTGCCGGCACCAGTGACAGGATATCCGTTCCATGCCTCATGGTTTCCGCAGAAGACGACATCTTTTTACCTCCGGAATTAGCAGAGGGTATGGAAAAATACGTTCCCGATCTGGAAAAAAGCCTGATCCCCGAATGCGGTCACTGGACTCAGGTCGAAAAACCCGACGAGGTCAACCGTTTACTCATCGATTGGCTGGTACGAAGGTTTGTTTGA
- a CDS encoding type II toxin-antitoxin system RelE/ParE family toxin: METPTPLQVNFFRQDSGREPVREWLKDLPPEERKIIGEDIKTVQWGWPLGMPLVRPLGEGLFEVRSRLGNRIARVLFCTHGPRIILLHGFIKKTQQTPADDMKLARKRKAEFDGNP; this comes from the coding sequence ATGGAAACTCCGACGCCACTACAAGTAAATTTTTTCCGGCAGGACAGCGGAAGAGAGCCCGTCCGCGAGTGGCTGAAGGATTTGCCGCCGGAGGAGCGGAAGATCATTGGTGAGGACATCAAAACGGTGCAATGGGGCTGGCCTCTCGGCATGCCTTTGGTGCGGCCTTTAGGAGAGGGGCTTTTTGAGGTTCGCTCCAGGCTGGGAAACCGCATCGCTCGCGTTCTTTTTTGCACCCACGGCCCGCGGATCATCCTCCTTCACGGCTTCATAAAGAAGACTCAGCAGACTCCGGCCGACGACATGAAACTGGCACGCAAAAGAAAGGCTGAATTCGATGGCAACCCATAA
- a CDS encoding recombinase family protein — MGMRIGYARVSSAGQKLDVQLGRLADCDRIFHEKASGATAKDRSELQKALDFVRDEDVFVVTKLDRLARSVIDLAGIVQRLQGKNVDLVVLDQGIDTTTLYGRVQFNILAAIGEFERELIKERSMEGREKALARGVKFGAKPKLTKKETIDLIRDFEAPGCSKTEIAEHYGISRSSVYRLYAENREKSV; from the coding sequence ATGGGAATGAGGATCGGATATGCACGGGTAAGTTCTGCTGGGCAAAAACTGGATGTTCAACTGGGTCGTTTGGCCGACTGCGATCGAATCTTCCATGAGAAGGCGTCTGGAGCAACCGCGAAGGATCGATCAGAGTTGCAAAAAGCGTTGGATTTTGTTCGGGATGAGGATGTTTTTGTGGTCACCAAGCTTGACCGCCTGGCACGGTCAGTCATTGATCTTGCTGGGATTGTCCAAAGGCTACAAGGGAAGAACGTCGATCTGGTTGTGCTAGACCAAGGGATCGACACTACAACCCTGTACGGCCGGGTACAGTTCAACATTCTCGCCGCGATTGGAGAATTCGAGCGGGAGCTGATAAAAGAACGATCTATGGAAGGCCGCGAAAAGGCTCTTGCTCGCGGAGTAAAGTTTGGCGCCAAACCGAAACTGACCAAAAAGGAAACTATCGATCTCATCAGGGATTTTGAAGCTCCAGGTTGCAGCAAAACGGAGATTGCCGAGCATTACGGTATCAGCAGGTCATCGGTCTATCGACTGTATGCCGAGAACCGCGAAAAAAGTGTCTAA
- a CDS encoding DUF1365 domain-containing protein, which translates to MNSCAYVCRLKHDRPNKNRFAYKIYMFYLDLDEIDLLADRFKLLGKNRWNLLSFYDDDHFLFVRQKGKRDRIARATFDYTREYYVGKSTKERVRETLGELGFDFELGKVCLLTSLRNLGYIFNPVSFYYCYDAQGELRVLLSEVNNTYRDQKLFYTALTPGNKRHRDKQKKNFYVSPFIDMDTEITWSFEEPAETLLMEVNSVKDGQAILKTSLAGDRRQLSSTSILLLFLRYPMVPLFTIIFIHWQALKLWLKKVRFRDKSTSDDEIIRGLR; encoded by the coding sequence ATGAACTCGTGCGCCTATGTCTGCCGACTCAAGCACGACAGGCCAAATAAAAACAGATTCGCCTACAAAATATACATGTTCTATCTCGACCTCGATGAAATCGACCTGTTGGCCGACCGTTTTAAACTTTTGGGCAAAAACCGCTGGAATCTCCTGAGCTTTTACGACGATGACCACTTTCTTTTCGTCCGCCAAAAAGGCAAGCGGGATCGCATAGCTCGCGCGACTTTCGATTACACCAGGGAATATTATGTTGGCAAGAGCACCAAGGAACGGGTGCGGGAGACTCTCGGGGAGCTGGGCTTCGATTTTGAACTCGGTAAGGTCTGCTTGCTGACCAGTCTCAGGAATCTCGGCTATATTTTCAATCCGGTGAGCTTCTACTATTGCTACGATGCGCAGGGCGAACTACGGGTTCTACTCTCAGAAGTCAACAACACCTACAGAGATCAGAAACTCTTTTATACGGCCTTAACTCCGGGCAACAAGAGACACCGCGACAAGCAGAAAAAAAACTTCTATGTCTCACCCTTTATCGATATGGACACCGAAATCACCTGGTCTTTCGAAGAACCGGCAGAGACCTTGTTGATGGAGGTGAACTCGGTCAAAGACGGACAAGCCATACTCAAAACCTCTTTGGCCGGAGACCGTCGGCAGCTCAGCTCAACGTCGATCCTTTTGCTGTTCCTGCGCTACCCGATGGTGCCGCTCTTTACTATCATATTCATACACTGGCAGGCCTTGAAACTCTGGCTTAAAAAGGTCCGTTTCAGGGATAAAAGCACCAGCGATGATGAGATCATAAGAGGATTGAGATGA
- a CDS encoding SAM-dependent methyltransferase, whose product MIFKQVFFSLFKGKDLKGTLEIDYKGLHTFGDGPKVRIKVKNKRFFRRVILYGDTGFGESYFLGEFETDNLYGLLAWFIENKDQLPLDHSPFYQMEWAKIMGRINHGLNKNTKNGSRRNIQSHYDLSNQFYSLWLDESMTYSCAMFDEGMTLQEAQENKYHRICEKLDLKKTDHVLEIGTGWGGFAEFAQKHYGCRITTITISWEQYHYAKERLRNIDLRLADYRDITGSYDKIVSIEMMEALGHKYVPLFIERCEASLKPNGRMVYQIITIPDSQFRQYLRNPGFIKKHIFPGGNSFR is encoded by the coding sequence ATGATATTCAAGCAGGTGTTCTTCAGTCTGTTCAAAGGCAAAGATCTCAAAGGTACCCTCGAGATAGACTATAAAGGTCTGCACACCTTTGGCGATGGGCCAAAAGTCCGCATAAAGGTCAAAAACAAACGCTTTTTCAGGCGGGTCATCCTCTATGGAGATACTGGATTCGGTGAATCTTACTTTCTCGGAGAATTTGAGACGGACAACCTCTACGGGCTACTGGCCTGGTTTATTGAAAACAAGGACCAGCTTCCCTTGGACCACTCCCCCTTCTACCAAATGGAATGGGCGAAAATCATGGGAAGAATAAACCACGGCCTGAACAAGAACACAAAAAATGGGAGCAGGCGCAATATCCAAAGCCATTACGACCTGTCTAATCAGTTCTATTCGCTCTGGCTGGATGAATCGATGACTTACTCCTGTGCAATGTTCGATGAGGGCATGACCCTTCAGGAAGCTCAGGAAAATAAGTATCACAGGATATGTGAGAAGCTTGATCTCAAGAAAACGGACCATGTTCTGGAAATAGGTACAGGCTGGGGAGGCTTCGCTGAATTTGCCCAGAAGCATTATGGCTGCAGGATCACTACCATTACAATTTCTTGGGAGCAGTACCACTATGCCAAGGAAAGGCTGCGGAATATCGATCTGCGCCTGGCTGACTACAGGGATATTACAGGGAGCTATGACAAGATTGTCTCCATCGAGATGATGGAAGCATTAGGGCATAAATATGTTCCCCTGTTCATCGAACGATGCGAGGCCTCGCTGAAACCGAACGGCAGAATGGTCTACCAGATAATCACCATTCCCGATTCACAGTTCAGGCAATACCTCAGGAATCCCGGATTCATCAAAAAGCACATCTTTCCCGGGGGGAACTCCTTTCGTTAG